The Aspergillus oryzae RIB40 DNA, chromosome 5 genome segment ATCATCTTGTATTCTTCATAAGAGAAAACAgtatcagaaaaagaaaaaaaaccagTTCGATGTCAACGTGACGTTCATCAACCCTGCGACGTCATTTTGACGTGCGGGACCCATCACAACATCCATTCAGAAGTTTTTCATTACTGGAAAAGCTataagaagctgaagaataatacatttcttttctcatgcAAGTAATGACCGTTTCATGAACATAGCCTCGATCCCACCTTAATCTATCTCCGACTATCTTATCGTCCCCATAATCATCATATCCATCAGACCCCAATCATGGCCAATATTGTGGCTGGGGGCCTCCACAAGGTTCAAGAAGCAGTGCAGGGCGCTGCTTCCAAGGATAAGAAGCTAGTTGACCTAGCACCCGACACCCATAATGTACAGTCCAGCAAGGAGCCACTGACCACCGACCATGGTGTGCGTATCAGCGATACGGACCACTGGCTGAAGGAGGTGAATGACAATCACACCGGTCCTATGATGCTTGAGGACCAGATTGCACGAGAGAAGGTATGATTCCCCGAATCGGTATGGGTCAGAACCATAGATTGAACGAATCGCAACCCAGATTCATCGTTTCGATCATGAGCGCATTCCCGAGAGAGTCGTCCATGCGCGTGGCACCGCTGCATTCGGAAACTTCAAGCTCCATGAGAGCGCTGAAGATGTATCCTACGCTGGTATCTTGACGGATACCTCAAGGAACACTCCGgttttccttcgtttctcCACGGTCCAGGGCAGTAAAGGAAGTGCCGACACCGTCCGTGACGTTCGTGGGTTTGCCGTGAAATTCTACACCGACGAAGGAAATTGGGATCTGGTTGGAAACAACATCCCCGTTTTCTTTATCCAAGATGCGATTAAGTTCCCGGATTTTGGTACGTACCTCCTCCCAACTATGAGTCCAAAACTCTAGAGCTAACGAGTGTAGTCCATGCTGTTAAGCCCGAGCCGCACAACGAGGTACCACAGGCCCAAACTGCTCACAACAACTTCTGGGACTTTGTCTATCTTCACCCGGAAGCCACCCATATGTTCATGTGGGCCATGTCTGATCGGGCCATTCCTCGGTCATACCGTATGATGCAGGGTTTCGGTGTCAACACATTCAGTCTCATCAACAAGGAAGGAAAGCGCCATTTTGTCAAGTTCCATTTCATCCCCCACCTGGGAGTGCACTCTTTGGTGTGGGACGAGGCTCTGAAACTGGCTGGCCAGGACCCCGATTTCCATCGCAAGGATCTCATGGAGGCCATTGATAACGGCGCATACCCGAAATGGGACTTCGCCATCCAGGTCATCCCTGAGGAGAAACAGGATGACTTCGAATTTGACATTTTCGACGCGACGAAGATCTGGCCCGAGGAGCTCGTGCCTCTGCGCGTGATCGGCGAACTGGAACTGAACCGCAACGTCGACGAGTTCTTCCCTCAAACCGAGCAAGTCGCCTTCTGCACCAGCCACATCGTCCCCGGCATTGACTTCAGTGACGACCCGCTTCTCCAGGGCCGTAACTTCTCCTACTTCGACACTCAGATCAGTCGACTGGGCATCAACTGGGAAGAAATCCCCATCAACCGCCCCGTCTGCCCCGTTCTGAACCACAACCGAGACGGCGCCAAACGCCACCGCATCGCCCAGGGCACTGTCAACTACTGGCCGAACCGGTTTGAGGCCGGACCACCCGCACCAGTAGAACAAGGTGGCTTCGCGTCCTACCCTGCGAAACTGAACGGTATCAAGAAGCGCGGCCTGAGCCCCAAGTTCCGCGAGCACCACAACCAGGCTCAACTCTTCTACAACTCTCTCTCCGAGCACGAGAAGGTCCACGTCAAGAAGGCCTTCGGCTTCGAACTGGACCACTGCGACGACCCCATCGTCTACGAGCGCCTCGCCGGCCACCGTCTCGCCGAGATCGATCTCACTCTCGCCCAGGAAGTCGCCGAGCTCGTCGGCGCCCCGATCCCAGACAAGGCACTTCGCCCGAACCATGGAAAGCGCAGCAAGCATCTTTCGCAGACCGAGTTCCCGGGTAAGCAGCCGACGATCGCCAGTCGCCGAATCGCCATCATTATCGGCGACGGATACGACCCCGTCGCTTTCAATGGCCTCAAGGGCGCCATCACGGCGGTTGGAGCCTTACCTTTCGTCATTGGCACCAAGCGGTCACCTATCTACGCCGACGGTGAGGACAAATCATCTTCCAAGGGCGTGATCGCCGACCACCAGTATGACGGACAGCGCTCGACGATGTTTGACGCTACCTTCATCCCTGGCGGTCCGCACGTCGAAAGCCTCAAGGCCAATGGCCAGATCCGGTACTGGATCATTGAGACATTCGGTCATCTCAAGGCTCTGGGCGCCACTGGTGAAGCGGCGGCTTTCATCAAGGAAGCCCTGGGCTCCGCGCTTGATGTGAAGGTCGCTACGTCTGATAACCCCCAGCCGGTTGAGTGGTATGGTGTTGTCACGGCTGGAAAGATCCACAAACCTGAGAGCTTCAAGGAAGGTATCCAGATTGTCAAGGATGCGAAGGATTTCATTAGCACCTTCTTCTACCAGATCAGTCAGCATCGGAACTACAAGCGTGAACTGGATGGCCTCGCCTCGACAGTTGCATTCTAAATGCTTTCGTGATTGGTTGAGGACATGGAGGCTTGTGTTAACGCAAAAGTGGCATTTTAGTTAATGTCATCCTTGTAATGAATTATGTCTCTAACTGTGGATGGCCAGAATGTACGCTAATATGAATCATGAAAATACTCTATTCTAATTGTGAATGTGAAAGTGAAACGGCGTCGAAAGGTAGTTTATCAATGTTATCCTGAGGTATCTAATATACAACATCTTTGATATGTAGGAAAGAAACGTAAGAAAGGATCGTACATAGTGGGTATCATAATCTGGTACAGCGTCAAGGCTCGGGCTGAAGCGATGTGTGTGAACACATGTTTCATAATCAAAAAGGGCGCACGGCGCCTCTGCTTTCAAAATGGCGTTGTATAGTTCGTTGCAAGTCATATAACccgaaggaaagataaaatcGAAATGAGTGTACAAGCAATATGCTTCATCGTGTATAGTGTATGACTTTCAGGCCCATCTCCAGACAGAATTCATGGATTCCGGGCTAGCGATGACCGAGGATAAGAGGCTGTTGCTCCGATATGTTCGCATAGGAACGACATTGTTGTTGCGTTGGTAATTCTGGTGCTCCCGGATAAGTAGAGATACTGCAGCATTCACGTTGATCCCTTCCCCGCTATCTGTGACTTTCAGCGCCCATTTGGCGTCTTGTTCTTGAAAACCTAGCTCCCGGACCATCATATCTATAGCCTGATCCACAGGATCGCGGACCTGCGGTTGTTGGTACGTGGCAAACGGCGGTTGGGACTTGACTGGATATTGACTGGTCGGCGGACCACAATAAGCAGCGTAAGATGCCATCGTGGGTGGTGCAGGCATTGGCGGACGTTGCTCGTATGGGACACCTTCAAGGCGGCTCATGATGAATGAGTATTTGGAGATGGGGCGTTCGTCTGAAAACGAGTGGGGGCCTTCGTTCGCTGGCCGTTTCCGTTGGTTTCGTAGCTGGTCAGCGTAGGCTGCCTGCCTCCGACGTTCATTCT includes the following:
- the catA gene encoding catalase catA (catalase), which encodes MANIVAGGLHKVQEAVQGAASKDKKLVDLAPDTHNVQSSKEPLTTDHGVRISDTDHWLKEVNDNHTGPMMLEDQIAREKIHRFDHERIPERVVHARGTAAFGNFKLHESAEDVSYAGILTDTSRNTPVFLRFSTVQGSKGSADTVRDVRGFAVKFYTDEGNWDLVGNNIPVFFIQDAIKFPDFVHAVKPEPHNEVPQAQTAHNNFWDFVYLHPEATHMFMWAMSDRAIPRSYRMMQGFGVNTFSLINKEGKRHFVKFHFIPHLGVHSLVWDEALKLAGQDPDFHRKDLMEAIDNGAYPKWDFAIQVIPEEKQDDFEFDIFDATKIWPEELVPLRVIGELELNRNVDEFFPQTEQVAFCTSHIVPGIDFSDDPLLQGRNFSYFDTQISRLGINWEEIPINRPVCPVLNHNRDGAKRHRIAQGTVNYWPNRFEAGPPAPVEQGGFASYPAKLNGIKKRGLSPKFREHHNQAQLFYNSLSEHEKVHVKKAFGFELDHCDDPIVYERLAGHRLAEIDLTLAQEVAELVGAPIPDKALRPNHGKRSKHLSQTEFPGKQPTIASRRIAIIIGDGYDPVAFNGLKGAITAVGALPFVIGTKRSPIYADGEDKSSSKGVIADHQYDGQRSTMFDATFIPGGPHVESLKANGQIRYWIIETFGHLKALGATGEAAAFIKEALGSALDVKVATSDNPQPVEWYGVVTAGKIHKPESFKEGIQIVKDAKDFISTFFYQISQHRNYKRELDGLASTVAF